From one Eucalyptus grandis isolate ANBG69807.140 chromosome 9, ASM1654582v1, whole genome shotgun sequence genomic stretch:
- the LOC120288106 gene encoding RHOMBOID-like protein 12, mitochondrial isoform X2: MPFSGRRSRASRIPELGFSGRPRLSTRVRDSAAVSTPIDAAGYFCLPICRKSWFRRLTVDNVVLGLIITNVAVFMLWQIADRSFMMKNFTISLDNFKSGHLHTLITSAFSHMTMEHLIYNMIGLYFFGYNIGRNFGPEFLLKLYLAGAFGGSIFYLVHHAFMHSQSKGQGMFSIDPSRMPGLGASGAVNAIMLLDIFLFPKATLYFDFIIPVPAILLGIFLVGKDVLRIIQGDSEISGSAHLGGAAVAALTWARLRKGRF, translated from the exons ATGCCCTTCTCGGGTCGCCGCTCAAGAGCCTCGCGAATTCCAGAGCTGGGTTTTTCCGGGCGCCCTCGCCTTTCAACTCGCGTTCGGGATTCGGCGGCGGTTTCGACTCCTATAGACGCGGCTG GGTATTTTTGTCTTCCCATCTGCAGGAAATCATGGTTTAGAAGGCTAACAGTTGACAATGTGGTTCTGGGGCTGATAATTACCAATGTTGCTGTTTTTATGCTATGGCAGATTGCTGATCGTAGTTTTATGATGAAAAACTTCACT ATTTCCTTAGACAACTTTAAGAGCGGTCATCTGCACACGCTGATAACTTCTGCTTTCAGCCATATGACTATGGAGCATTTAATCTACAACATGATTGGACTTTACTTTTTCGGGTACAAT ATTGGGAGAAATTTCGGACCAGAATTCTTGTTAAAGTTGTATCTGGCTGGGGCTTTTGGTGGTTCAATATTCTATTTGGTGCACCATGCTTTCATGCATTCACAGTCAAAG GGTCAAGGAATGTTCAGCATAGACCCTTCAAGAATGCCAGGATTG GGGGCTAGTGGAGCTGTCAATGCTATCATGCTActtgatatatttctctttccaAAAGCCACACTCTACTTCGACTTTATCATTCCAGTTCCTGCCATCTTACTG GGAATTTTTCTGGTCGGCAAAGATGTGTTGAGGATAATCCAG GGAGACAGTGAGATATCCGGATCGGCTCACTTGGGAGGAGCTGCAGTTGCAGCTCTCACATGGGCCCGACTCAGGAAAGGGCGATTTTAA
- the LOC120288106 gene encoding RHOMBOID-like protein 12, mitochondrial isoform X1 has translation MQRLVSLKLASSLSRKLSGAAAATSSSLRHSRLCASSAVAGPSRAELGVSSPRSFFPDNPSWRLLARNAPAPAYSNALLGSPLKSLANSRAGFFRAPSPFNSRSGFGGGFDSYRRGWKSWFRRLTVDNVVLGLIITNVAVFMLWQIADRSFMMKNFTISLDNFKSGHLHTLITSAFSHMTMEHLIYNMIGLYFFGYNIGRNFGPEFLLKLYLAGAFGGSIFYLVHHAFMHSQSKGQGMFSIDPSRMPGLGASGAVNAIMLLDIFLFPKATLYFDFIIPVPAILLGIFLVGKDVLRIIQGDSEISGSAHLGGAAVAALTWARLRKGRF, from the exons AGAGGCTCGTCTCTCTCAAGCTCGCTTCCAGCCTCTCGAGAAAGCTCTCGGGCGCCGCTGCCGCGACGTCTTCCTCTCTTCGCCATTCTCGCCTCTGcgcctcctccgccgtcgccgggccGAGCCGCGCCGAGCTCGGCGTCTCTTCGCCCCGTTCCTTCTTCCCCGACAACCCATCATGGCGGCTCCTGGCGAGAAACGCCCCGGCGCCGGCTTACTCGAATGCCCTTCTCGGGTCGCCGCTCAAGAGCCTCGCGAATTCCAGAGCTGGGTTTTTCCGGGCGCCCTCGCCTTTCAACTCGCGTTCGGGATTCGGCGGCGGTTTCGACTCCTATAGACGCGGCTG GAAATCATGGTTTAGAAGGCTAACAGTTGACAATGTGGTTCTGGGGCTGATAATTACCAATGTTGCTGTTTTTATGCTATGGCAGATTGCTGATCGTAGTTTTATGATGAAAAACTTCACT ATTTCCTTAGACAACTTTAAGAGCGGTCATCTGCACACGCTGATAACTTCTGCTTTCAGCCATATGACTATGGAGCATTTAATCTACAACATGATTGGACTTTACTTTTTCGGGTACAAT ATTGGGAGAAATTTCGGACCAGAATTCTTGTTAAAGTTGTATCTGGCTGGGGCTTTTGGTGGTTCAATATTCTATTTGGTGCACCATGCTTTCATGCATTCACAGTCAAAG GGTCAAGGAATGTTCAGCATAGACCCTTCAAGAATGCCAGGATTG GGGGCTAGTGGAGCTGTCAATGCTATCATGCTActtgatatatttctctttccaAAAGCCACACTCTACTTCGACTTTATCATTCCAGTTCCTGCCATCTTACTG GGAATTTTTCTGGTCGGCAAAGATGTGTTGAGGATAATCCAG GGAGACAGTGAGATATCCGGATCGGCTCACTTGGGAGGAGCTGCAGTTGCAGCTCTCACATGGGCCCGACTCAGGAAAGGGCGATTTTAA